The Streptomyces sp. NBC_00569 genomic sequence CGAACTTCATCAACGGTGTGAAGGAGCTCCCGGTGGCCACGGCCCCCGGCTGAGGTCTCTCCCCGGTCTCTCCTGGCCCGGTGCACCCGCCGGGCCCGGTACCGTGGGGGAGGAACGAACTCGTGGGCCTCCTGGCGGGCTGCGTGAACCCAGGAGGAACCAGATGACGACGAACCGCGGACGCAAGCACGTGATCCGGCACCGGATGACGTCGACCGGAGAGTCGTACGTCGTCGCCGCCAAGAACCTCAAGGCGATGAAGGACATGGGCGCCACCGCGGAGGCCGTGCGCACCCAGCGCTGGCGGCCCGCGGACTCCCTGGACGTCCCCTGCCCCTGCGGCGGCACGTGCGAGCCCGGCGAGAAGTGCGACCGCTGCCACGCCCGGCACCGCCACGTGGGCCGCGCCCCCGGCAGCCTCACGGACGTCGAGACGTGGATGGACAAGTACGACTGCATGGGCTGCGCGTCCTCGTACACGCTGACCGTCGTCCTGTCCGGCCGCCCGTGGGGCATCGCCGAGACGATCGTGCAGGGCGGCTCCGCGGAGCCGGTGGTCCGGGCCCGTGTCTTCCCGGGCGTCGTCCACCCGATGATGCGCCCGGAGACGCCGGCGGAGGACTGAGCCTCCGCCGGAGCCCCGAGCCCGGCTCAGCCCGCTTCCGGCGCCAGCCGCAGCGAGATCGAGTTGATGCAGTACCGCTGGTCCGTCGGGGTGGGGTAGCCCTCGCCCTCGAAGACGTGTCCGAGGTGCGAACCGCAGCGGGCACAGCGCACCTCGGTGCGGACCATGCCGTGCGAGCGGTCCGCGATCAGCTCGACGGCGTCCGTGTCCTTCGGGTCGAAGAAGGACGGCCAGCCGCAGTGCGACTCGAACTTCTCTCCCGAGGTGAACAGCTCCGCGCCGCACGCGCGACAGGAGTAGACACCCTCGGTCTTGGTGTCCGTGTACTCACCGACGAACGCGGGTTCGGTGCCGGCCTGGCGCAGTACCGCGTACTCCGCCGGGGTCAGCTCCGCGCGCCACTCCTCGTCCGGCTTTTCGACGTCGTACGACATTCAGCTCAGTCCTTCACTTGGCAAGACGATCCAGGATCTGCGGGCCGAGCTCCGTGACGTCACCCGCGCCCATGGTCAGAACAAGGTCGCCCGGCTTGGCCATTCCCGCGATCACGTCGGGCACGGTCGCCTTGTCGTGGACGGCGTCCACGTCGGCTCCCGCGGCGCGGGCCGCGTCGATGATGAGGCCGCTGGTGATGCCGGGGATCGGGTCCTCGCGGGCCGGATAGATGTCCAGGACCACGGACGCGTCGGCGAGGGCGAGGGCGTCGCCCATCTCCTTGCCGAGCTCCTGGGTGCGGGAGAAGAGGTGGGGCTGGAAGACGACGAGGATCCGGGAGTCCCCCGCGGCCGAGCGCATCGCCTCGAGGTCGGCGGACATCTCGGTGGGGTGGTGCGCGTACGAGTCGATGACCTGTACGCCGTTCTCCTCACCCTTGAGCTGGAGGCGGCGCTTGACGCCGGTGTACGACTTCAGCGCCGCGGCCAGGTTGCGGGAGGGGATGCCGAGCGCGACGCCGGCGGCGAGCGCCGCGACCGCGTTGTGCGCGTAGTGGCGGCCGGGGACCGAGACCGTGAACGTGAGCAGCTTGCCGTCGAGGAGGACGGTGACCTCGCTGGTCAGGCCGCGCGGGGTGACCTTGTGGATGCGGACGTCGGCCGCCTCCGACTCGCCGTAGGTGACGACCTTCAGGGACGTCGTGTCCCGCAGCCGGCGGGTCAGCTCGACGGCGCCGGACTGGTCCGCGGCGATGACGAGCGTGCCACCGGGGACGATCTTGGAGGCGAAGGTCTCGAAGGACTCGTAGATCTCGTCCATCGACGCGTAGTTGGCGTGGTGGTCGAGCTCGACGTTGAGGACGATGGCGACCTCGGGCGCGTACTTGTGGAAGCTGCGGTCCGACTCGTCGGCCTCGGCGACGAAGATCTCGCCCGCGCCGTGCAGCGCGTTCGAGCCGGGGGCGTCGAGGTCGCCGCCGATGGCGTACGAGGGGTCGAGGCCCAGGGAGGACAGGGACACCGCCAGCATCGACGTGGTCGTCGTCTTGCCGTGCGTGCCGGCGACCGCGATGGGGCGCAGGCCATCCATGAGCGAGGCGAGGGCGTCGGAGCGGTGGACGACCGGGATGTCGAGCTCGGCGGCGCGGGCCAGCTCGGGGTTGTCGGCGCGGATCGCGGAGGAGACGACGACGCAGGTGGCGTCCGGCGCGAGGTGCGCGGCGTCGTGGCCGATGTGGACCGTGGCACCGAGCGAGCGCAGCGCCTCTGCCGTGGCGGACTCCCTGGAGTCGCTGCCGGCGACCTGGGCGCCGCGCTGCGCGAGGATCTTCGCGATGCCCGACATTCCGGCGCCGCCGATGCCGATGAAGTGCGGTCGGTCCATGGCGGTGGGCAGGCCGGGTGCCATTGGTTTCTCCCTGGGACGGTGTGCTGCTGCGTGCCCACTGTGCGGGCAGGCTCAGCCTACTTTCTCCGTGCACCCCGCCTGTGCAACCCCGTACCGCCCCGGCGGCTACGCCTTGCTGTACGAGAAGAGCTTCAGGACCGGAACGCCCACCTTGTGCCGGGCGCGCGAGGCCCAGTCGCGGTGGAAGAACTCCTCCACGTAGTGCGGGTCGGTCAGGACGATGACCTCGTCGGCGCCGATCTCGTCGACGAGGGACTTCAGCGCGTCCAGGGGGTGGTCCTCGACGAGGCGGCCCTCCGCCGCGCAGCCGGCCTGGTGGAGTGCGGTGAGGGAGACCTGGAGCGCTTGTTCGCCGGGTTCCGTCGCGTCCTGGCCCTCGGGGACGTCCTTCTCCTTCGCCGCGTCGTCGAGCTCCCCCATGGCGACGTCGTCGATGGCCCGCAGCAGGCGGTCGGCCTGGTCGCCGCGGGGCTGGAGCAGCACGTGGAACGAGACTTCCTCATCACCGTGCAAGGTGGTGACGAACTCCACGTCGGCGGACGTCAGGGCCTTCTCGATCATCAATACGCTCGTGAACACGACAGGCGCCCTTCTTCTCTCCTCCGTGGGCCGTCGACTCTCGACCGGTCCCTGCGGAAACCATCCTGCCCCGTGGCCGCACGGGGTCTGCGAGATT encodes the following:
- a CDS encoding indole-3-glycerol phosphate synthase encodes the protein MFTSVLMIEKALTSADVEFVTTLHGDEEVSFHVLLQPRGDQADRLLRAIDDVAMGELDDAAKEKDVPEGQDATEPGEQALQVSLTALHQAGCAAEGRLVEDHPLDALKSLVDEIGADEVIVLTDPHYVEEFFHRDWASRARHKVGVPVLKLFSYSKA
- the murC gene encoding UDP-N-acetylmuramate--L-alanine ligase; amino-acid sequence: MAPGLPTAMDRPHFIGIGGAGMSGIAKILAQRGAQVAGSDSRESATAEALRSLGATVHIGHDAAHLAPDATCVVVSSAIRADNPELARAAELDIPVVHRSDALASLMDGLRPIAVAGTHGKTTTTSMLAVSLSSLGLDPSYAIGGDLDAPGSNALHGAGEIFVAEADESDRSFHKYAPEVAIVLNVELDHHANYASMDEIYESFETFASKIVPGGTLVIAADQSGAVELTRRLRDTTSLKVVTYGESEAADVRIHKVTPRGLTSEVTVLLDGKLLTFTVSVPGRHYAHNAVAALAAGVALGIPSRNLAAALKSYTGVKRRLQLKGEENGVQVIDSYAHHPTEMSADLEAMRSAAGDSRILVVFQPHLFSRTQELGKEMGDALALADASVVLDIYPAREDPIPGITSGLIIDAARAAGADVDAVHDKATVPDVIAGMAKPGDLVLTMGAGDVTELGPQILDRLAK
- the msrB gene encoding peptide-methionine (R)-S-oxide reductase MsrB, which encodes MSYDVEKPDEEWRAELTPAEYAVLRQAGTEPAFVGEYTDTKTEGVYSCRACGAELFTSGEKFESHCGWPSFFDPKDTDAVELIADRSHGMVRTEVRCARCGSHLGHVFEGEGYPTPTDQRYCINSISLRLAPEAG